From the Excalfactoria chinensis isolate bCotChi1 chromosome 1, bCotChi1.hap2, whole genome shotgun sequence genome, one window contains:
- the BCAT1 gene encoding branched-chain-amino-acid aminotransferase, cytosolic: protein MKGCENKCMAGGCSEEATKHVTESFKASDLIITPATTFKEKPDTSGLVFGTVFTDNMLTIEWSSASGWEKPCIRPLQNLSLHPACSSLHYATELFEGLKAYRGVDGKIRLFRPGLNMERMARSARRMTLPCFDQNELLECIRKLVEVEKEWVPYSTSASLYIRPTLIGTEPSLGVKKPTKALLYVILSPVGAYFSSECFNPISLWADPKYVRAWKGGTGDCKLGGNYGSSIYAQQEALELGCQQVLWLYGEDHQITEVGTMNLFLYWINEDGENELATPPLDGIILPGVTRQSILDLARNWGEFKVSERYITMSDLTAALEENRVKEMFGAGTACIVCPISKILYKGEHLHIPTMENGPQLTTRILNKLTDIQYGREDSDWTVLVS, encoded by the exons GCTTCTGACTTGATTATCACCCCAGCTACGACTTTCAAGGAAAAACCAGACACCAGTGGTTTGGTATTTGGAACTGTGTTCACTGATAATATGCTGACAATTGAATGGTCCTCAGCTTCAGGATGGGAGAAGCCTTGTATTAGACCTCTTCAGAACCTCTCCTTGCATCCAGCCTGTTCGTCTCTGCATTATGCTACTGAA TTGTTTGAAGGATTGAAGGCCTACCGTGGAGTGGATGGCAAAATCCGCCTGTTCCGGCCAGGCCTCAATATGGAAAGGATGGCACGATCAGCAAGGCGAATGACTCTACCA TGTTTTGACCAGAATGAGCTGTTAGAGTGCATCCGGAAACTTGTGGAAGTGGAAAAGGAGTGGGTACCCTACTCCACTTCAGCCAGCCTGTACATCCGTCCTACCTTAATTGGAACTGAG CCTTCCCTGGGAGTGAAGAAGCCAACTAAAGCCCTACTGTATGTCATACTGAGCCCTGTGGGTGCTTACTTTTCAAGTGAATGCTTTAATCCAATATCATTATGGGCAGATCCAAAATATGTAAGAGCCTGGAAAGGGGGAACAGGAGACTGCAAACTGGGAGG gaaTTATGGTTCTTCTATTTATGCTCAGCAAGAAGCCCTGGAGTTAGGCTGCCAGCAGGTTCTTTGGCTATATGGAGAAGATCACCAAATAACTGAAGTTGGAACAATGAATCTATTTCTCTACTGGATAAATGAAGATGGAG AAAATGAACTGGCAACTCCACCTTTAGATGGCATCATCCTTCCAGGAGTGACAAGGCAAAGCATTTTGGATCTGGCACGCAACTGG GGAGAATTTAAAGTGTCTGAGCGTTACATCACCATGAGTGACCTGACAGCTGCCTTGGAAGAGAACAGAGTGAAGGAGATGTTTGGGGCTGGAACAGCTTGTATCGTATGTCCTATCTCCAAAATTTTGTATAAGGGCGAG CATTTGCACATTCCAACTATGGAAAATGGACCTCAGTTAACCACCCGAATCCTGAATAAGCTGACCGATATCCAG taTGGAAGAGAAGACAGCGATTGGACAGTGCTGGTGTCATGA